Proteins from a genomic interval of Heteronotia binoei isolate CCM8104 ecotype False Entrance Well chromosome 5, APGP_CSIRO_Hbin_v1, whole genome shotgun sequence:
- the LOC132571937 gene encoding zinc finger protein RFP-like, whose protein sequence is MAVSSPPADMDEDVMCPICMEFLEDPVSVDCGHNFCLSCISDFCEKWEEYGLLKCPICRAHIQKENFQPNWPLVNIVTQLKFLSLKEKLCEKHQERLQLFCKTDELLVCQMCERSPEHKQHSVVLLEEAAEEYKEKIKAQMKSLENEKETLVPQKLAEEIASQKTLAQIEAEKGKIKSAFERMHSFLKEKEDFWLTQLGDLQKEIKKKLKDNITRISQRITSISYLTKEMEEKCQQPESEFLQNIKSTMGRYEKKPMVLAVDHIPGLEDRLQLCFEKNSVLEDTMGKFTESLEQALNRGSLKMWNKGSVYKGYFEGLNEDGSLEVKVILDPSTAHPSLFLSDDLKSVIWEDKYQPLPNGPERSEFMPCVLGCEKFSSGKHWWEVEVEEEEERAMWALGVAKESVAWKKEIRVSVDDGIFAAGKTSILVPCQLGAFTSPKTTPLILRHPLRKIRVSLDYEEGHVGFYDAETNDWIFTFHSASFARERICPYFGVGRGVRLKC, encoded by the exons ATGGCTGTCTCCTCACCACCTGCAGATATGGACGAGGACGTCATGTGCCCTATTTGCATGGAGTTTCTGGAAGACCCAGTGTCTGTGGACTGCGGCCACAACTTCTGTCTGAGCTGTATCTCTGACTTCTGTGAGAAATGGGAAGAATATGGACTCCTGAAGTGTCCCATCTGCAGAGCCCACATCCAGAAAGAGAATTTCCAGCCAAACTGGCCGCTGGTGAATATAGTCACACAACTCAAATTCCTATCGCTAAAGGAGAAGCTGTGCGAAAAACATCAGGAAAGACTCCAGCTGTTCTGCAAAACAGATGAACTATTAGTATGCCAGATGTGTGAGCGTTCTCCAGAACACAAACAGCACTCTGTGGTTCTCTTAGAAGAGGCTGCCGAGGAATACAAG GAAAAAATCAAGGCCCAGATGAAGTCTCTTGAGAATGAGAAAGAAACTCTTGTACCTCAGAAACTGGCAGAAGAGATAGCAAGTCAAAAGACTCTG GCACAAATAGAAGCAGAGAAAGGAAAGATCAAGTCTGCTTTCGAACGAATGCACAGCTTCCTTAAAGAAAAAGAGGACTTCTGGTTGACCCAGCTGGGAGATCTACAGAAAGAGATCAAGAAGAAGCTGAAAGATAACATCACCAGGATTTCTCAGAGGATTACCAGTATTAGCTACTTGACCAAAGAGATGGAAGAAAAATGCCAGCAGCCAGAAAGTGAATTCCTGCAG aATATCAAAAGTACCATGGGGAG GTATGAAAAGAAACCCATGGTGCTTGCAGTAGACCATATTCCTGGACTGGAAGACAGACTCCAACTTTGCTTTGAGAAAAATTCTGTTCTGGAAGACACTATGGGAAAATTCACAG AATCTCTGGAGCAAGCCCTAAACAGAG GGTCTCTGAAGATGTGGAATAAAG GATCTGTATACAAAGGTTACTTTGAAGGACTGAATGAGGATGGATCTCTTGAGG TGAAAGTGATTCTGGATCCAAGCACAGCCCATCCCTCCCTCTTCTTGTCTGATGATCTCAAGAGTGTGATATGGGAAGACAAATATCAGCCTCTGCCCAATGGCCCAGAGAGATCTGAGTTTATGCCATGTGTGCTGGGCTGTGAGAAATTCTCCTCAGGAAAACACTGGTGGGAagtggaagtggaggaggaagaggagagggcaATGTGGGCCCTGGGGGTCGCCAAAGAATCCGTGGCATGGAAGAAAGAGATCCGTGTTAGTGTTGATGATGGAATCTTCGCTGCCGGGAAAACATCTATACTTGTACCTTGTCAACTTGGTGCCTTTACTTCCCCCAAGACAACCCCTCTGATCTTGAGACATCCTCTCAGGAAGATCCGGGTATCTTTGGACTATGAAGAGGGCCATGTGGGATTTTATGATGCGGAAACCAATGACTGGATTTTCACTTTCCATTCAGCCTCCTTCGCTAGGGAGAGGATTTGCCCCTATttcggggtggggagaggagtcAGGCTGAAGTGCTGA